The region GAGAGGCTATTTTAAGTTCGCTACGTGGGCATTGGAATGCACGTGGCGCCAGTTTTTGCGGGCGCCAGGCGACGCGCTTTAAGGTACGGACACACTGGCGGCAAGACGCGCGCGGCACGCCGCCGGCGGCGCGCCGCGTGCCGCGAAACCTGCCGCGGAGGCGGTTTGGTCTGCCGCGCAGAGGAtgggtcgaggagccattttcggcggcttgccgCGAGCCGCGAACCAATGAGAAACGTCCAGGCTTTCTCCTAGCGCCACCTCTTGGCTACTGCCAAAGTTAActtccagcggcggcggcagaaccACGATCGACGACCAAGCGCTCCGAGCCAGCCGCGACAAACAGCGCTAGTGCTTTCTTCTCGTGTACATCCACGTGGCAAAATGAATTTCAGCCGGGAGAACATGATGGAACAATTTCTGGAGACTGTTCGCGTGTTCCCTTTTTTGTACGACAAAACTCACCCGGAGTACAAAGATAAGGACGCCAAAATGAACCGGTGGGCGATCATCGGCAGAACATTCGATCTGACTGGTGagttgttttcattatttatcTGAGTTTCCGCTGAATGTTCACGTCGGCAGGAATGTGCGGGGGTGAGCACACTTGTTTAGAGTGCTctagcggtgtgctgcggagcaaatgatgtGGAATCTCGGTTTCCTACGGGCATGGTGATTTTGCCTGAGCGGTTCGCATGTCGTATCGGGCTGCGCGCTTCGTACAGCGCCGCTTGAGCACTCAAACAAGTTGCTCATCTTTTCATTTTTCGACCTTTCTTGGTGATAAACAGTGGCATTTCTGTAGGACCGCAAGCAGCCGCAAAATTTAAAAACGTGAAGGATCGTTGGCTGAAAATTGTGTCGGCGTCGGAGGGGAGCCGGAAAAGTGGCGCCGGAGGAGAGGCCGGAAAGGTCCACACGAAGTGGACACTTTTTGACATCGTGGATGGCATGCTCAGGAGCACACCACATTATgccgaaaggtaaaaaaaaaaaggcaacttaGTTGCGTAGCCATCTGCGCCAACTCAAGCCTGGCATTGATAACTTCACTACTGTCACCTGTCCTACCATTCTTTTTAAGCTGCTTTCTTCGTGTTTAATATCTTTTTACGTAATTTGACTGCCCAAGCGTCTGTGTTTTTAACAATTTATCTTCTCTTCAGCTGCGCTGATAGCTTCGCTATTGATATTTTCACATTACCTTTTTCCTGGCAAGAAATCTGCAGGCTTTGCATCAAAACACCTCAAATTTTACATTTCAGGTCTTCATCAAATGTGCCCCCAGAAGAGGACATGTACGTTAAGTCTTGTTTTCATAAGTATAACTTCAGTTTATAAAGCTTCAAGTGATTTAACTTGTTATGCATCTGTGCTTTTGTGCAGCTCCATTCTGACATCTCCACTGTCATCCAACAGCCCTTCCAGTCCTAGACTGGTGGCCAGGTGTGCACCTCGTAGTTTGCTTACCATAACGGTTACTGCAGCGAAACAGTTTATGTACAACATTGTCATTTCATTCACCTGTGCAGCTGTATATCAAGCCCGGCTGCTGCGCTTTTTCAAGAAATGTAAGCTGTACTAATTGTGGTGTCATTATCCACCAATAGTAACAACATCCTATGTCTTTATATAATGCAGGTACTCTGACAGCCCCAATGACTTTACCGATGAGGACGATTTGAGGTGAGTGGTGATTTTCAGTTTTCCTAGCTGTGGTGCACCCCAGGTTCCATGTCAATACACCCTTTTCACCAGCCTTTCACGTTTAAGAGTGTGTCCACTCTATTATGCGCTGTTATGCTGCACTCCCATAGAAATGGATTAGTTTTATGTGCATACAGATCTTGGCTTAGTTGCTGTCATGACTCGTCGCTGGTCTGCAGTTTCAAGTGAATCACACACTCAACACTGCAATGCATGGGGAAAAACTTGTGTTCCATTTAATGACtgcacgtctaaaaactgcaacaaGGTGTGAAACCAAGCTTTCGGGTACTAGATGAGTGTGATATGTCTTGCTCCTTTTCATAGCATTGCAAGTAGAAAACATGTTTTTTGCACGACATAAAtggcagcatttttattttttctataggCTCCCCAGCACATCAGAAGGTACGGCATCTGCTGCTGGCTCTTCAGGGTAAGTTGGTGTTCACTTTCTTGTGTCGGAATATGACACCATAACAAACATTTTTTTGAGGCAGGTTGTCAACTTCACAAGCAGGAGCCGCTGCCCCAGATCCAGGGTAAGAAAGCTGTGTGCACTTTCTTTTATTGGAAGCAGACATACTTTTCCAGTGCATTTCTCTTGAGTCTAACGATGTGGCCTGTCCTGCAGGTCTGCCAAAAGGCGAGCATCCGGTGTACCTTCCTCTCGGTACTGGCATGGTTCACATTTCCTGCGGTATTTGAATGATAATCAGTGATTGCAAGAAAACATTGTGCGGATATATTTATATGCAGGACCAAAAGAAGGCAGTC is a window of Amblyomma americanum isolate KBUSLIRL-KWMA chromosome 4, ASM5285725v1, whole genome shotgun sequence DNA encoding:
- the LOC144127684 gene encoding uncharacterized protein LOC144127684, with the protein product MNFSRENMMEQFLETVRVFPFLYDKTHPEYKDKDAKMNRWAIIGRTFDLTGPQAAAKFKNVKDRWLKIVSASEGSRKSGAGGEAGKVHTKWTLFDIVDGMLRSTPHYAERSSSNVPPEEDISILTSPLSSNSPSSPRLVASCISSPAAALFQEMYSDSPNDFTDEDDLRLPSTSEGTASAAGSSG